GCAAGGGCACCGCTGAACTGCACGGGCTGCTCGAGATTCTGGCGCCAGTACGCGGCCCAATCTGTGCGACCGTCAAAGACGCGGAGTTCGTCAGGACTGTGGCCCACCGAAGAATACAtcttggctgctgctgatgtCTCCAAGTTTGTATCCGCGAACAAGGGTTTGAGAAGATCTTGGTACAAGGCACCAATCTCCTTCATCATGTGAGAGTGGTAAGCACGCCCACCCGTCTCAAGCTTGCGCGCAAACTTCTTCTGATCCTGGAACTCAACTCTCAGCGCCTCAATGCCATCCGAGGCACCACTCAGCGTCACACTCTCGGGAGCATTGACACAAGCGACGCGGACATTCTCCTGTAGCTCCTTGGTCTCAATGAGAGACTTCGCTGTCTCAGCGCTCACACCTGCGGCCATCATCGTTCCTTGGGACCGCAGCTTCCCGACACTGTAGCCGCGGAAGTACGCAACAAGAATGGCCTGTGTCGAGTTCAAGAGGCCGGCGGCATATGCAGCTGCGATCTCACCCGACGAGTGGCCAACTACCGCTGTCGGGACAACTCCCCAGTTCCGCAGCAAGTCGACAAGACCAACCTGCACCGCCGTGCAGATAGGCTGGCTCCGTGTGACCTCGTTGATGCGGCTCTCAGTTGGGCCGTCCAGGAGGGTCTGCTCTAGCGTCCAGTCGGGAGTGTAAGGGTGTGGCAGTGCCTTCAGGACGTCGTCGAGTCGCCGGATGGTGTCCCGGAATTGCCGGTTGTGGGCTAGAAGCTCCTTAGCCATGCCGGCATACTGGGCACCCTGACCTGTGAAGACAAAGCCGAAAGGAAGCCCTTCGCGATTGCTGGTATTGTTTGCATCTTCCACAGCCTCCACCAGTTTCCCGCTGCCCTCATATTTGGCGAGGAGAAAGCTCTTGTGTCGCAGGTGGTCTCTCCGGCTAGTAAGTGTGTAGACCAAGTTCTGGAGATTTTCTGCGTCGGATAATTGCGATACAGCCCGGGAGATATCTTGTACGCGTGTCTCAAGCGACTTTTCCGATGCCGCGCTTACAGGAAGGACAACAACCTGGTCGCTGTTTTCAAGTTGTCTCTTCTGCATCACCTGTCTGCCGGGGAAGTACTGACTTAGATAGCTCTCTGCCGACTCAAGGATAACGTGTGCATTTGCCCCTAGTAACTGTCAGCAGATTATCCTGTATACGTTTTAGGGTAGCATTAGCTCACCTCCGTAGCCAAAGGAGTTCACCGAGGCGCGTCGCAGTGCGCGGGGCCATTGGTCTATCTGTGTGACGACCTTGAGATTACGCTGCTCCAGAATCGGAATGACTTTTAGATTGAGAGAGCCGTCAGTTATATTTTGGCTATAACTCTAAGGTGGGGGGAGGAACTCACGCTTAGGGTTCAGTTTTACCACCCCATGGGTTGGTGGAATCTGGCCCTTCTCGAAAGCTGTTACTACCTTCAAGACAGATGTAAGACCGCTGGCTGCTTCACTGTGCCCAATGTTTGTTTTGACCTGTTTTTGGTTAGATATTCACTTGAGCTTCTTTTAATATTATTGTCACTCACTGATCCGATGAGAAGTGGTGCTTGTCCTTTCGGTCGGAAGAAGCATCGGCCAACAGCGTCCACCTCGATGGGATCCCCAACCGGAGTACCGGTTCCATGGCACTCCACATAGTCCGTCTCCGCGAAGTCAAGGCCGGCGTTTTGGTAAGCCTTGCGCATCACAGCCTCTTGAAGGTTGCCGCTTGGCAGCGCAATACCGGGTGTCCTGCCGTTACTAGAAATTCTTAGTTTACTTTCTAGATCGATTGATGTCAATGACTACTCACGCGTTGACGGCACTTCCCCGGATTATGGCCCGGATCTGGTTGCCATCTCGGATAGCAGCGGAAAGTCGTTTCACGTAGATAGCGTTGACTCCTTCAGCTCGACCATAGCCATCAGCCGAGGCGTCGAAGGTGTGGCATGTCCCCGTGGGCGAGAGCACTCCGCTTTTGGCAGCACCGATGTGCAATTCAGGCGACATGATGAGGTTCGCACTGGCTATGACAGCGCTCTCGCAATCCCCCACCTTAATAGCCGTCAGAGCTTGGTGAAGAGCGTAGACGGATGACGAACAGGCTGTATCTAATGTAAAACTATAATCCGGTGTAAGCATAACATCAGACGAGACAGAACAAGGCAGTTTTACCTGGGACCATGTAGGTTGAAAACATGGCTGATTCGATTCGACATGATTGTCGCGCCTGAGCCGGTCGACGTATAGCGGTGTAGGTAGTCGGAATCGCGCGTCTGCATAGGCTGGTAGTCGACTGAGAAGTTGCCGACATATACACCTGTGTTGGAGCCGGACATGCTCTGCATTGACGCTCCAGCGCTCTCGAAGCATTCAAAGACGACTTCGAGTAACTTCCGCTGTTGTGGATCCATGTACGTAGCTTCGAGGTTGTTGATGCCGAAGAAGCCATTGTCGAACTGGCGTATGTCCTCATTGATGAAGTAACCCCCAGGAACATTTATGCCGCCGCTACGATTGCCGTCTGGATGGTAGTAACCATCTACATTGTAGCGGATAGGGGGTGTTGGGCCTTGGCCCGTCTTCTGGTTGATTATCATGTCCCATAGCTGTGAAGGTGATCGAACATCGCCAGGAAGGCGGCATGCTGTGTTTTCTCAGTTAGATCCGGAAGCTGGTCGATGAGGAAATTCAATCATACCCATTCCCACGATGCATGGCGGGTCATCACTCATCGACTCCAAGCCGACGACGCCGCTCTCTGAATCAGTGTACGCTATTGGGCTGCCATCTCCgctgctggtggtattcgaCAAACCCACGATAACGGGCTCAGAGTCCGGCATGGTTCTGGGTATCACTCTAACAGACGCTCTGGCTTCGAGTAGTAAACTGAAGCCCTGTCGAGGTCGAGGGTATCATCTGGTCCTCGAGTCTTTATTAGGGGTGTATGACcagaatttctcgggatagTTTGCTTATGAGAAGTATTCCAAATCTTTGCCACCGGGAAGCTGTTAGAGTTCCCATATCACATGGGAAGAATTACGAACTCGGACGCATACAATCCCACAAAGCCAAATCCCGGGCTGCTTCACAACATAGCCGGACCTTGGGCGGATTCGCAACGCTCGGTCATACCCTGTACCCGAGAATAGTGTAATTAGACGGCCGTTTCGGTCAGATTAGCGATTACGGGAACTTAGAACATGTATTTTGATCCATCTTGTTTTGTTGTCATGGTACGCATGCACCAATTCCCGAGGCCGGGGACTCGGGAACGCTGACGGGCATGAACAGTACAGTCGGTTCGGGAAACGAATCTGTGCTTCATAAATCAAGTGCAGCTATGGGGAAACACAAGTCCCAGCCAAAGGCATCTACGAAAATGGACATTACCGGAAACGCTTTTGTCGTTGGCGGAGGTGAGCTCTGACACTCCCCAGGTCATCGTCAATGGACTTACAAAATAAACAGGGGGCGGGATCGGCAAGGCCTGCGCGCTGGCTTTTGCCAAAGAAGGCGCTGCTGCAGTCGTGGTTGCAGACCTTGATGCAAAGAAGGCAGTCGAGGTTGCCGCCGAGTGCCAGGCGTTGGCGCCTTCGGCTGAGTTTCGTGCCATTGGGGTAAAGATCGACATCACGCAGGAGGACTCGGTCAAGACTGCAACCGAGAAGGTGGTACAGGTATTTGGTCGCATCGATTATTGCGTGAACTGCGCCGGGGTGTGTTAACCTTTGCCTGGTCTGGTTGCCAATACTaatgttttctttcttttttttttttgcagaTTGGGGTTCAACAAGGGACCGACATTGCAACGTTGTCATTGGCTGATTTTAGGCGCTTCCTCGACGTCAATACGACCGGCATGTTCCTGGTGACTAGAGAAGCATCTGTAGCAATGCGTGCTCAGGAGTCCAGACTCGTCTCATCCGAGTCGCCCAAACGAGGAACCACACGCGGCGCGATTGTTAATCTCGCCTCGGTCATGTCTGTCGTTGCGGCGCCCGAAGTCATCCCCTATACAGCGTCCAAGCATGCAGTTCTGGGTCTGACAAAGAATGCAGCCCTGGATAATGTGTCGCATGGTATCCGGGTAAATTGCGTCTGCCCTTCGTGGGTCGACACCCCCATGGTACAACAGGCAGAGGAGGGTGTCCAGGGTCTTACAGAGTTTATCCAATCTGTAGTGCCCATGGGACGGATCGCTACCCCAGAAGAAATTGCTGACACTGTCATCTTCTTGGCCAGCCCCAGATCTAGTTATGTGACTGGTTGTGGTTTCATCGTGGACGGCGGCACCACGCTAACTGCCATGAGGTAGAACAATTACTCTAATTCCATGCATATTCCTGTAATCATCAATCCCCATCTACTTCTTGTAATGTGTATCGGTAATGGCTCGTTTTACATGCCCGATAACTTCCCCGAGAATCTCAAGGTCTTCGGGCATGCATAGTCTTTGTCCAGGCCGGGGGTTTCTCTGTCTGGAGTCATCACTTATTTAACTATCCATGGGACGTTCATCATATATGTACCATCACACCAGCCGTTTCTCTTTATCCGTATTCCATTCTTGATACTCAACGCATAAGCAAAATGGCTGAACAGACCGAAACCCCTCCTGCTGGCTACAACTTTGTCAGCTATGGTACGGAGCAGCATCCCATTGCCGGTCTCCCCCGTGTCGTGCGTCACATCACAGGCCATGATTCGGAGGGTCGCTCCGTGTTCTTGTCCACTGATATCGGTGACCACCACCGCACATTGGGCGAGAAGCAAGCGATTGCCAACATTATTTACTcgaccaaggagaccccTGTCGAGCTTAACGGTGACCACGATATTGAGTTTGCCAGGAGCACTGAGGTGAGTTCtcctttctccttcttttggGACGTGATGTTGACAGCTCTCAGCCCGGTATTCACGTCAAAAACGGCTCAGTGGCACGCCTAATCGACTTTGCTCCGGGCGTGGAGTCCCCGCTGCACCGCGCTGTCAGTCTCGACTACGGCGTTGTCATTGAGGGTGTTTTCAAGATGGTCCTGGACTCGGGCGAGGAGCGCATCATGCGTCCTGGCGACATCAGCGTTCAACGGGCCACTGCTCACAAGTGGATCAACATCACCGGCAATGGTACTCTCCCGGGTCGTATGCTTTTTGTTCTGCTCGACTGCAACGATGTGTATGTGAATGGCAAGAAGATGGAGGGTTACCTGGGCTCCCTCGCCAAGGACTATGAAGGACGTGGTGGTTAGATGGACGACCTGTAGTGCATGTGTATCTAGGCTCAGATATGAATATAAAGCTTGCAAAAACTTTTGTGATATGTGTAGTGTAAAGGAGAATTTCATGGCTGGACTGTTTGTTGGAGAGTTTGGTTAAGATGCTGGAGTCCGCCTTCCTATTTCGTAATCACCATCGTTTGACTATCATGTGATTCTGGTGCAGCACGTGACATAGTCTGCCCTTTATCAGGTCACGATTGCTCGTTCATGTTATGTTATCAGATTCAAAAGGCTCATATGTGTCAGGCATACGCTCATAGACCAAGATATCTGACTTCACCTAGCAGGTAGTTGCCATATCGATTTTATATAGAATGAAGTGTCTAACGATATACCACAAAAATTCCATAGTGTAACTATCCACGGTCAGCTGGTTAGCATGAGTTTTATCTGAGCCTTTAATAATCACACTATTATTTACCCTATAGTTACTTCTATTTACATTACACCTGTTTCTTGACCTTTGCGGAATGAGCCTCTTTCAGCTTCCCCAAATCAAACATCCTCCAAAATATGGAGTCCTGAAATCATTAGCTGCGCTATACCTCACCAGGGCAAGAACGGAATGAATAACGGCATACCCAAATTGTGCGCCAGCAAAACATATCGAGAACACGAATGAGAGTGGTCTGGCTACCGTACCAAAACCACGCCGACGGGGATGAGTTTAAGCTCTCTGCGACAACTTTCGCGGCATACTGGAATCTATCAGTGGTTCCGGCTGCGATATTTGTTAATCTCGGTGCAGTTTTGTTTTAGTATTGGAATTCTTACGCGGGGTTCTTGTGACGTGCTGCTGGAAATGCTCCGCAAGAGGAGTGTAGTACGATCCTTGGTAATTGAGGTCAGAACATATGCAGTTGAACGCAGTCAAGAAAGATAGACATACCTTCTGGTAGCCGTCTATGCGCATCGTTCTTCAGAATGTTGGTAGCGACCTCTCCCGATATTACCTGATGAGCGATAGTTGATTAGCGTGCGGCTGTCATAAGGAATAGGACGAGCATACTGTAATAACCCTGACACTTTATCACAAGTCAGCTTGGCCATTCTATGATAATGCGCAATTCCGAAATTCTTACTCAAATGGGGCCATCTCAACACGCAGAGTGTTCGACCAGTGTTGAAGCGCTGCCTTGGTTGCATTATACGATGCTATGTCGTTGAGTCAGTTTCTTGTTGGGAATAATGAAATAGGTATGCTTACATCCATATAAGTACGGAACAACTCCTCCGATTGAGCCAATGTTTACAATTGCCCCGGTGGCTTTGATAATCATATCGTGGAAGTGATGCACCATTCGCATAGGGCCGAAGACATTGATGTCGAACATGCGCTGTACGGCAGTGACATCTGTGTCAATGGCTGTCATGGTGTACGCGATGCCACTGCTTCATATTCAGTAGTGGATAATGCGGGGAAAGGACAAGGAAGAACGCACGCGCAATTGACGAGGACATCTAGACGCCCATCCGTAAGCTTCTGCACACGAGCTTTTAGCTCCACGACAGATTTCTCCTTGGTGACGTccaaaggaaagaaagtaATACCGGCTCGCGTGAGATGGTCGCTTGACTCCCCAGGAAGCACAGTCGCAATGGCATAAATGCCGCGACGAGTGTACTCAGTGACGAGGGCCTCGCCAATGCCACCCTGACCGCACCTATATTATTTCGCGTTAGCATGAACAATAGAAAACGGGACATACTAGAAGTTATGGGTGAGTACCCGGTGACAAGAGCAAATTTCGTAGACATTTTGATGGGACCTTGGGTTGTAGATTCAGCGGCTCATCATACACGCTGTATTTCTACTCATATAATAGGCTGATTTCAAACTGGCCGAGTATTTCTGCAATATGTAAGACTCGGGAACACAAGACCGGGGTCGGGTATGCAGTCAGCTCCCGCCATTTCAGCAATACAAAGGCCCATTCCCGAGCTGAATTTCGCAGTTCTGATACGTCAGCGTAAGCAAGCGCTATACACCCATAAGACTTATGCAGCTCTACAACCCTTCCACCCTATGTTCAAGACTCAATTATCACTATGATATCCGCTTCATCGGCCATTCTACTGGCTGTGCTTCTAACAGCCCTTTGGCGACTAAGCCTCATAGGCCAAAGACCCAAAGACTATCCCCCTGGACCGCCCACGCTCCCCATCCTTGGCAACCTGCACCAGATCCCAAAGGCGAAGCGTCATATACAGTTTGAAAAATGGGCTCGTCAGTATGGACCAGTCTACTCACTTATGCTGGGGACGAAGGTTATGATTGTTCTCAACACGGATGATGCCATCAGAGAGCTCGTGGATAAACGGGGTGCCATCTATGCTTCCAGGCCGGAGTCTTTCATCGCCCAGGACACCATCAGCGGAGGGCTTAGAATCTTGTGGATGGTATGTAATTGGCTCTGTTATTTACTTGCTCCTGGTTCTAACTGTCTTCATTCTTGCTAGCACAATGGCGAAACGTGGAAAATGGCCCGGAAGCTCGGGCACCGTATTCTCAACCTCGCGACTGCACGCACTTACGTGCCATATCAGGACCTAGAGACTAAGCGGATGCTCCTTGACTTTTTAGAAAAGCCCGAAAGCTTTATCGAACATATGCGCCGGTTCTCTGCCTCTTTGACAACCCAGATGACATTTGGCTTCCGCACAACCACCATTCATGATCCCCGATTCAAGGAGAGCTTTGATGTATGTACACTGTCTACATATGGATGGCCTAGTAAATTGACTCTCTGTAGATATTTGATGAGAGTTGGGAGTTGGTTGCTTCTCCAGTTAGTCTTTAAAATTAATTCCTCTGGAACATTGCTAATTGTGTTTAGATCGCCGGGCTCATGGacttcttccccttcctcaGGAAGGTTCCtgacttctttcttcctgTCAAACGAGAAGCAAAAAAGCTACACCAAAGAGAGATTACACTATTCCGGGACCATTATTTCGAGACCAGGAGAAAACTGCAGGACGGGACAGCCAAGGCATGCACCCCTGCACCCAACATAATTCCCCTTCCCTTCATATACTCATACCAGAAAACCATCACAGCCATGCGTCTGCGTCGACCTCGTAAAGCTCCAAAAAGAAGAATCCTTCTCCGACGACTTCGCCGCCTATATCGGCGGGTCCCTCCTGCAAGCCGGTTCCGAGACAACAGCCGGAGTTCTCGTCGGCTTCATCCAAgccatcaccatcttcccatCCGTTGCCAAAATAGCTCAAGCAGAGATTGACCGCGTCTGCGGAGACGGTCTCCCGGATCTAAACGACGTTCCTGATCTACCGTATGTTCGGGCGTGTGCGAGGGAAACACTACGGTGGATGCCGGGGTTCCTGCTGGGGTTGCCTCATGCTGCTACTCGCGATGATGTGTATCTGGGGTATCGGATACCGAATAAGGCGACTATCCTAATGAATGTTTGGTATGGACTTCTGGCACATGGATGCAAAATGGCGTGGCTTATCCCATGTCTTACAGGGCCGTTCACAACAACCCCGAACAATACCCGAATCCCCGAACCTTCGATCCTAGACGCTATATGGACCACGAGTATTACCCACAAAGCGCGGCCAACACAGAAGTCAGCCGGGATCATTTCGCCTTTGGTGCAGGTCGGCGCAAATGCCAGGGTATCCACATCGCAGAGCGGTCTCTTTTCCTGAGCATTTCTCGTTTGCTTTGGGCGTTTGATTTCAAGAGGACTATTGATCCGGTCACGAAGCTGGAGATCTTCCCCAATATGGATGATCTTGCTGATGGCGCATTTACTCAGCCAAATGTGTTTCCGGCGAGGATTGTTCCTAGGAGTGAGGATAAGGCTCGACGGGTGAGGGAAGAATGGGGGAAGGTGTTGGAGTTGCTTGATGGGGATATGCAATGGAGAACTGTTCCTGAGGGGTTAATTTGGAGGGACTACGAGATTGTTGCGTAGTAGCTTCTTGGTTCTCTTATGAGACACTTGGGACCCATATATGCATGAAAATAGCATATTCTACCGCTTTTAGCTAGCCGACATAATGGCTGGAGCTGAAATAAGCATCTCATTTGCGAAGAAACTAGACTCATTTTTGGAATCCTCTGTCAAGCAACCTCTCGTCTTTTATCTACCAAATGTACACATCTCCAGCCAACGAGCTATATACATAACCTCACCCCGAACCAGGATACTCAGTAGGCAAAGCATTATTCCACCCAAAGACATTATCAGGATCATACTGCTTTTTCAACGCTGCCAAACGTGGCAATTTGCTTGCGCCGTATTTTTGTTCCAGAGTCTCATCGCCACGAGCATAGTTGACATAGATGGTGTGGTTTTCGTAACCTGAAGTCCGCACCCAGCTATCTCGAAGCGCTTGGCCGGTTTGCTCCCCGGCGTTGAAAGAGTCGCTTCCGACTCCGTCCAGGGAGATTACTTCGAATTGGCTGTGCATCCGCGTTAATATGCTTGTCTTTTTGATGGGATAATTCAGGAACGCTTACAACCAACCAATAGCATCTCTCCAGGGATACGCAGTCGCGTCATCAGGAACGGCAGCGACGGCATGGTTGGGAAATGCCTCGAAGTTGAGCGACGTATGCGCAAGCCCGGGATAAGTCTCCCAGAGAGTGGTTATCTTGTCAAATGTCTCTTGTAAGGTCGAGGCCGTGTATTTGCGCATCTGACCGGTGTACAGACTCCGGGGTGCACGTGCCTCGCAAAGCATGGCGCCCTGGCCTCCACCGGCTGTCTCGATTAGCTTGTTCCACGGCACATATGAGAGCATGGAAACGGAGGGTTGGAGCTCTAGGATGGGGCTTAAAAATTCGCGGCCCTCGTCTTCTGGTCCAATAAACACCCAGTTTGCTCCGATTTGGCCCTATTATCGAATTGTCAGCTTGGTGTGTAACTGTTTGATAGCGACGAGATTGGACTTACCTCCTTAGTAGTACTATCAAATTGAAACCGACTTACACCAGCGGCATGGAGGGGAAGCGTCTCACTAAGCGATTCCAGCCAGTCAAAGTAAAACAAAGTCTTGTTCGCAGGAATAATAAAGTCGGCAGTCAGGATTTCCCCGTTATTATTATCAGCAAGTCTGTGCAGTTTATATGTAGCCGATATAACAATGCCGAAGTTAAATCCAGCACCGCGAACACCCCAGAACAGCTCCTCATTCTCCGCTTCCGATATGGTGAGAACTTCCCCATCCGCGGTAACGATACGAGCCGAAACCAAGGCATCGATTTCCAAGCCGAAGATACCAGTATAACGACCAATACCGCCACCAAGTGTTATACCAATAAAGCCAGGGCAGGTGACGGATCCGCTTTCTATTTCATGTCAGTACCTGAATTCATGAGAGAGTAAACGAGCGTACGGATCATAAAACCAGCATCATAAATAGCATTCTGGAATTGGCCAAAGGTACTTCCAGCACCAACAGTTATAGTCGCATCATCGCTGTCTAACGTATACGAGTTGATCTGGCTCAAGTCAATGGCGAGGCCGTTTTGAAGCCCGACCATGTCGGTACAGCCATGGCGGCCGCCAGTCGCGAGAAATGGAACATTGTGCTCTTTGGCGAGTTTGACCTATGTACATATAAAATCAACATTTGTCTACAAACTTGGGATTCTCGATTAAATCTCACGCACAACTTTGACcacatcctcctcgtctgcCGGACTGATAGCACCCGCGTATGTCGGGGCGTTGTAACTGTTCCACCTCACTGTAGCTTCTTCAAAGTCAGGGGTATCTGGGAAGCTGATAACCGTGTCTGATGCCCATTGAATGTTGCTGTCCAAAAGCAAAGACTTGAGATTGACCGAGGCCGCATGGGCTGCGAGGAGCCATGAACAGGCCAGGAATGTCAGAATGTTTCTGCGCATTGCGTGTCGTCTATAATGTGCAGTAGAAACAGGTGCAACTGTTTACAAGCCATAACAGCTTTTTGGATGTTTTTGTACGTGTACAACCTCGGGATGTCCGCATTAGGAAAGAAGGTGATATGACGGCGATGATCGGCGACTCCGATGATACCCGAATACAGTATTATAGTCAATACAGTGATCCCGAGCCCTAAAGTACCAATGAAATCTTAATCAAATGGATGTATACATGTATCACGCACGGAAATTTGTAATAATAGCTGAGATCCATGGCTGTCTATTTCAAATATAACGTTGTAGCAGCTCTATCttcagaaaaaggaaataaaaaTAGAAGATGGCGACCGATCGGCAGACAAACAAAGAGCCCCTGCACCCAAGGAGTGCAGTAATGTAAGCGATTGTTAAAGACTACCAAAGCCCGCCTCGTCCGTACTTGTACTTCACCGTCTCTTCTCAATTTCAATATGGCCGTTAACTTCGACATCTCGCCGGAAAAAGAAGCGGGCATTCTCCGCCTGTTCCACAGCCAACTATTCGTCACACCCCCTCCCCTCACCCGCCGCGATGTTGATCTAAGCGGTAAAACAGCCATCGTCACCGGCGCCAATGGCGGCTTGGGGTTGGAAACCGCCCGTCAGCTTCTAGATCTGGGATGCAAGGTCATTCTCGCTGTGCGGAGGATGGAGAGAGGTGAAGCCGCGCGTCAAGAGCTGCTTGAGGGCCGGGATGCGCGGGCTACCGAGATTGAGGTGTGGCCTCTGGATCTTGCATCCTATGAGTCTGTTATGAGCTTTGCGGAGCGCGCTAAGACCCTGCCGCGGCTGGACATCGTAGTCCTCAATGCTGGTCTCTACAAGGTCAACCAGACTATGGTCGCTACCACGGGCTACGAAGAGAGTATCCACGTCAACTACCTCGCCAATGCTCTCCTAATTACTCTTTTAGCGCCCATCGTTAAGGAAAAGAAGACCGGTAGCACTCCCGGGCGGATCGTGCTTGTATCCTCAGACCTGGCCGCTTGGGCCAAGTTCAAGGAGAGAAAATCCAACCCCATCCTTCCCACATTCAAGCAGAAAATGACCCCAAAATGGGACTTCCTAGAGCGCTACGGCACATCTAAGGTTCTGGGCCAGTTCTTTGTGACGGAATTGGCGAAACGAGTGTCCCCGGATGCCGTCCTCATCACGACCACTAATTGTGGCTTGTGTCATGGCTCGGAACTTTCGCGTGAGGGACAAGGCCATCTTATAGGCCATATTTTTAATGTGGTTAGTCGTATATTTGGTCGTTCTTGCTCGGTTGGTGCTCGCGTGTTTGTTCACGCGGCTGCCAGTCCTGTCTTGGGTGCGAGCGTGCATGGGCAGTATGTGGAGGATGCGAAGCTAAAACCGTGAGTTCTTTCCCGCCTGAAACAGCTCCTATAGGCAATGTTGTGCTTACAATAATACAGTATGTCACCATTGATATACAAGCCTGAAGGTTTGCAGTTAGGTTTGAAACTATGGGAAGAGACCATGGATGAGCTCTCATTTGCAGGAGCCAGGGAGATTATTGATAGCCTCTCCAAATAATTCTATTTGTCTATAGCACCAATGTAATAACCTCCCATCTCAAAAGCGGACAATATCTACTTGAGCGCCAATAATCACGTGCCGTTAGTCACGTGGCGTAAGCACGAAATGTGTGTACAACCCCAAACGCAACGTATGCAGGGGACGGGACAACACACATTGCCGGTGCCAGGGTTCAATTCCAAATCAGAAACTGTAGTAAAAATCTCCCACTGTCACATCCCAGTCGTTCCCGCCGCAACCGCGAGCACTGAAATCATTTCGAGTCCCCGACTCCACCGCCGAGTCCGGGTACCCCGGGCTACGCATGTTAACCTGGGCGATACGCAACTGTCAGCTGTGTAAGTGCCTAACTGGCCCAACTGACAGGAGTACATGAATCTCGAACTCAACGATTACGTACCATGTCTGAGGTACCGGGGGTCACCATTCCCGACGCCCGATCCAGAACCTGTCACCGGCGGTTATCAGACATGTTTCGGGAACTAGTTGACGAGAAAAAGGACCGGAGATATGGTTCTGGTTGGAACTGACACTCAGTAATCGCTTTAAAGTAAAGATAGTACAAATACGATCAAGGCCAATTGGGTCGTGCTCAGCTCGTCAACAGTTATCTGTCAAGATGGCTTTGCAAACGACGAAAACATGGGAGACGCTGATGCAACTGCTGCCCTCGCGCAATCATGATCAGGACTTCTGGTGGAAGGTGACAGGGCGTCAGCTAGCTGTGTTGTTGGAGGCGGCTGGCTACCCTATTGAGAGACAGTACAACACTCTTTTGTTCCACTATCATTGGGCGGTATGGGTCCTTTGTTTCTTTAATCTATTTGCCCCTTGTACTTCGTAATTAACCTGGGCTAATTACGTGCGTGCTGCTGGCAGATTCCATACCTGGGACCAGCTCCT
This Aspergillus chevalieri M1 DNA, chromosome 3, nearly complete sequence DNA region includes the following protein-coding sequences:
- a CDS encoding putative short-chain dehydrogenase/reductase family protein (COG:Q;~EggNog:ENOG410PN1F;~InterPro:IPR002347,IPR036291;~PFAM:PF07993,PF00106,PF13561,PF08659;~SMCOG1001:short-chain dehydrogenase/reductase SDR;~antiSMASH:Cluster_3.3;~go_process: GO:0055114 - oxidation-reduction process [Evidence IEA]) — encoded protein: MAVNFDISPEKEAGILRLFHSQLFVTPPPLTRRDVDLSGKTAIVTGANGGLGLETARQLLDLGCKVILAVRRMERGEAARQELLEGRDARATEIEVWPLDLASYESVMSFAERAKTLPRLDIVVLNAGLYKVNQTMVATTGYEESIHVNYLANALLITLLAPIVKEKKTGSTPGRIVLVSSDLAAWAKFKERKSNPILPTFKQKMTPKWDFLERYGTSKVLGQFFVTELAKRVSPDAVLITTTNCGLCHGSELSREGQGHLIGHIFNVVSRIFGRSCSVGARVFVHAAASPVLGASVHGQYVEDAKLKPMSPLIYKPEGLQLGLKLWEETMDELSFAGAREIIDSLSK